In the genome of Mangifera indica cultivar Alphonso chromosome 9, CATAS_Mindica_2.1, whole genome shotgun sequence, the window GGCATTTCCACTACCTCCACTGTCTCCATCACTGAGAATGGGGGTGAGACGAAGGAACAGAGTGGCAGTGGTGGCGGAAGCAGTGATAAGGGGTTTAGACAGGGTCTTAAGGACATTAGCGTAATTGGCAGGGTTGTCGGAACGTTTATTAGGGCTTTGAGAGGAGAGATTGCATTGTAGAGGAGTGGCGAGTGGGGTGAGGGAAGAGGAAGAGGCTAATTTACGGCGAGAGAAAGTGGTGGTAGGGAAGAGGTGGGTGGTGGGAGCGGCTAATGAGGACATTGTGTTTATTTAGGCAAGCCACAGAAGAACAGAGAAGGCAAGCCAAAGAAGAACAGAGAATGGATAAgcagaaaaagagagagagagagagaggggttTAAGAAAACAATGTGTAAAATTGGGCGAACGACTCGACGTTTTTATAACTCTTAGATGGACGACTTATCATTCACAACAAGAACGACCGAACCACTACTGCTGTAGTGTATACACATTGGCAGAAACGATTCATGCATACGTACTTAGAAAATCAATCAATGGGGAGATAATGTTGATAATATGAACCTGCGAGTACCATGCGCCTTAGCGAAAGCCCCAAAATCAATCAATGAGTTTTTTCCCGCGCTCTAACGACGGTTAATCACCATTATGTTCCTGAAGATGATATTGTCTCCTTGAACAACCAAATATCCACTTTCATTGACGGCGTATCTGCTCCAGATGGTCTACACGACGTCCCTCGGTTGCAACAACTAAATGATTCGCCGCGCAATCCGtactttttcaataaaattctaTCATACTGTGCGAGATTGGGGGTCACTTGATGTGGGAATCCAGCTACATTCACTCGTTGTGAAAATGGGTTTCTCTTCAGATCTCTATATATGCACTGCTCTTGTTGGTGTGTACGGAAAATGTGGAGAAATCTTAAGTTCTCAGAGAGTGTTCGATGAAATGCGTTAGAGAAATATAGTCACTTGGAACTCTTTAATTTCTGGTTATTTACATGTTAAGTCTCCCGATATTACTGTTGAATTGTTTATCAAGATGTTTGAAGTGGGAATAGAACCAGCAGCATTTATTGTTTCTGTTATTTTGGTAGGGTGCTCGCAGTTAGAAGATGGAGTGATTGAGGCTGAGGTTCATGGTCTAAGTTTGAAATTAGGGTTCTATAATAAtgtttagggttggatttgagctgaGCACGAGCTAAATTTTCAGTTcgagtttaattcgaattttaatcaaacaaatttgagcTGAGCTAAATCGAACCGAATCAATTTTCGAGACCAAACCGGCTTGGGTTATATCTAGACCGTATTGAAAATTAGAGATTGTCTCATCTATATGTCCAGTTGgaacatttaaaaaatgatcTCTTTATTTAGAAGATGATAAGACAGAaatgaaatttagaaaatatgaaaatatgaaaaacaggtttgaatataatttaataaagttCTTACTGTGGTGACAATTAAGTCTCTTGCAATTAGAGTAAGAGTATTTACACAAGAAACTATATCATGACATTCTTCAATCGAACTGAATTCGAGCTATATCGAGTTGAACACCCTTTAGCTCAAgtttaactctaattaaaaaatgagcGAAAtcttttggtttgaattcagtttgaattttaatcaaacgAATTTGAGTGGAATTAAATTGAGTCGAATCAACTTTTAAGATCGAGCCAGCTCAGAACATATTCTGGCCTAATAATGTTGTTGTGGAGACAGGTTTGGTTGATATGTACTCAAAATGTTGCAATGTTGAGGACTCAAGACGGGTTTTTGATCAAACGCaggtaaaaaatgttattactaGGACTACCATGGTTACTGGGTATGCGCAGAATGGACAACCTATCCAGGCAATGATTTTAGTTCGAGAAATGATGCGTTTAGGCTTGAGAACTAATATTGTCACTTATAACAGTTTTATGAGTTCTTTTTCTCGTATGGAATATTTGGATTGTTGCAGACAGATCATGGTCAGGTAATTCGTGAAGGTTTTGAGTCTAATATCTATATAATGGTCACCCTTGTGACTGTGCACTCCAAATGTAATTGTAGTTTGGAGGATTTTCAGAAAGTGTGCTCTGGTGTCACAAGATGGGAGCAAATTTCATGGAATGCGGTCATTGCTGGTTTCTGTAATTTTGAGTGCGGTGAGCAAGCCCTCAATTGCTTCTCTGAAATGAGATGATCAGGGAATGAAACAGACTATTTTACATTTACTAGCATAATTGGTGCAACAGGAGTGTTTTCAGGTCTCAGAGAGGGGAAGCAAATGCATGCTCTCATTTTCAAATCAGGGTATGCTAGAAATGTCCCTGTTCAAAATGCTCGTGTCTATGTATGCAGGATGTGGTACTATTGAGGATTCAAAAAAGGTGTTCTCATCCATGAATATGCGTGACGTAATCTCATGGAATTCACTGATATCAGGGTGTTCTCGTCATGGGTATGCTAGAGAGGCTGTAGAGTTGTTTGAACAAATGCGAAGAACTGAGATCCAACCTGATGGTACCACATTCCTTGCTATGTTGTCTGCTTGCAGCCATGCTGGGTTCATAGATAAGGGACTcgagtttttttatttgatgaaaaatgaTGCTTCAGTTGAACCCCCCAAAATAAAGCATTATGCCACTGTTGTAGATCTTTTTGGTCGAGCTGGGTATCTCAATGAAGCAGAGTCCTTTATTAGCAGTATGCCCATAGATCCAGGACCATCAGTCTACAAAGCACTGCAAGCACTAACGATCCTGCAActtatgtaataccctcaaatGTGTTTAAAATGGCGGGTTATTGGGATGGTGCAATAGCCTTGCAGGCACTAATGAGTCCTGCCTGAACAACTTCTCCGAAACTTTCTTTTCAAGTATTGACATGAAAGAGAGTTGATCAATTTATTTGACTTTATGAAATGTGGTCGCAAAGGATTTGAACTTTTACTTTCATATTTggattctctcttttttgtcACTTAAACTATCCCTTTAGGCGCATTTCCAAATTAGTTATCATTTGTTGATTTCACTACTGATTGGGAAAGATCGTGAAAGTGCATTTTATGACTGGTGGGCATAAGTTTATAGTGGAGTCACTTGGGATTGTCAGAGATAATGTTTTCAAATAATCGCACTTGGAAGGAGGAATATTtttgtaaagtttaaaaaatttagaagaagGATAAGTTAATGCATCTTGTCTCAGTTAGCTTAACCATTTGTTTCACGTCCCAAGTGAAGAATGAAGCATTTCAGAGTTTGCCATTTTGATATGAAGTTTCCGAAGGCAAGCTGTTAGGTTTAATCCTGACCATAATTGTGCTGGAATTTCGATGCTTGCCGAAGGTTAAGAAATTCTCAAATACAGCTTTGATTGGAAATCAAAATAGTATACTTCAGAAGCTTGAGCTCATATTCATGTTTTCTCTGCTAGAGTTGAACTTTAGGTCCAAGTTAATTTGCTTGCTGTAAGAGAATCACTTATACTTGGTGCAAAAACATACAGAAAATGCCTTGATTTGTTTTCGTTTTGACATCTGTAGTTGAAAAATTGCACTTTCCTTTGTAAGTTACTGATGAACGCttatatttggtaaaacagGAAAACTCAACAACAGAAATTTCTCTCCCCAAGAAATGAGGAGCGATGGTTGATGCAGGCCTGGTCAAATTTGGtattttaagagaaaatcaCTTTTGATTTGCTGGTGGCGAGCAAATTACATTATCCAAATTTTGCCGTATAAAAATAGAGCCCCACAAACATCTCAGGGTATGTGGCCCATGTCAATTTCCATGAGAGAACACCGGAAAGTACTTCTTGTTTaacattcatttttattaaatatcccTCTTCCATAGCTTGAAAACCTATAGATAAAATTCTAGGACGGAGATCTCAGTCTGCAACAATGAAAGACCCTCCAAATTCCACGTATGGAGCATTAACTCCAATTGACCTGAAAAAACATGGAGAAAATCCCAGATCCCCAGCATCCCCACCTGTTGAACACCTTATGGCAGGTAAGcccataattttataattacaaaaaataacagATAATTGTTGAAAGAGCGTTTTTCGAATATGTTTTTGCTCAATCtgagttatatatatacattccaTTCTAACAAGATTAATGTGTGTACAATAGGTGAAGCTTCAAGGCGGTCACCTCACTCACCGGCATTTCGAAGAGAACATGACCCTGAAGAAGATCACACCCATCATCAAAAGAAATCAGTTCTGgctaaagttaaggaaagagCAAAGAAATTACGACACAGTCTCAGTGGCAAAAAGAAGCATAGTGAGGAAGGCAACACCACACCTTCATGGGGTGTTAGCTtagaagacgaagatgaagaagaagatgcagaGTATCTTGGAGCCCCAAGTATCTTAACTAAACCCTTATAATTATCAGTTTACGCAGAAGTGTTTATTCTTTTATTCATATGATCACTAATGTCAGGATTCTTGATTTTTTAATCCTTTCAAAACGTTTAATCTTTCCAGTGTACGAATCGGAGTTGGCTCCTGAGGGGTATAAGGAGCATGCAAGGCAGCATCCAAGAGAAATTCCTGCAATTTCTGAGAAACAAGTTTTGGCGAGCAGTGTCAACCGTAGTGTTGAACAAGAAAAGGAGAAGCCTGCTACTTTTACTACGCCTGCTACTTTTACTACTGCTGCTACTTCTCCGAAGCAGACTAGTAGTCCGGCTACTCCAGACAAAACTACTCCGCCTCCTAACAAGACATTAACAGAAACTGTAACTGAGAAGCTGGCTCCGGCATATACCACAGTATCGGATGCAACACATGCAATTGCTTCAAAGATTCAAGGCCTTACAATTTCATCCCCAGCTGCTCCAGAAGCTAAAGAGCTTCCTGCGCTTGAAGCCGAGAAGCCTGCCAGTCCAGCTGGGCAAAAATGGGATAAGGGCGTTTCGGTGAAGGAGTATATAAAGAGTAAGTTTGAGCCTGGGGAAGATGAGAGAGCACTTTCTCAAGTGATAACTGAAGCAATGAGTCCGAAAAGAAGTCCTGGAGAAGTGGGTGTGGTGGAGAAGGTGAGGGAGGCTGTAACTTCTTTTCTTTGGAAAGAAGAACCCTCCCGATCTTCACCTTCACATTCGGCTTCAAACTCATCGGCAAGCAATATTCCTGTCTCAACCAATGCTCATGAAAGTGAGACTTTTCATCATCACTATCTTGAATCAATATTACTTATTGTATCTcgtttttattcataattcttGTAACGGATTAGTTAATCTCTTGTAAGATAATCTGTGTTGCAGTtaccgaagaagaagaagaaaacgacGGAAGAATACTTCAAGCAAATTAGTATTTTGGGCTTATAAACGTGGAcatcaaaactcatattacataaaattaattggaTTATATTAAGATCCAATCTATCATACTTATATATtactcatttatattatttttattagacgTGAGACTTTAATCTCTAACAAAGAGAAATTTATCTTATTGATGAAAAAAGCAATTTCTTGACTCTGATTTTGTACAAGtttatgtattattaattaGACTGGAAAGGTTAATCACATTGTATTCATGTAGTTCTATTTACCTCATACATGCCACCAATAATCTGATTTTGTAGCTCGTAAAGTTAAAAACTGAAATGTTCCTAGTCTTGTCTGTTAACATATGGAAAATTCatttttggttaattatatgattttgagatgTTTACTTGTGCGCAGagtaatactatttatattcattttgagtacacaaataagtatacatttatatgtatcattacgtgattaaatgttattttatcattaatttataatcattaaatcatatgatgacaaatataaaatatgtatttaaaatatatatatatatatatatatatatatatatatatatatatatatatatatatatatatatataattttattagagtAACAATGGTCATGACATGAAATAGTTGTAGTTCCTTCTTCTTGGAACTTCTTGTTGGCATTTATCAATTCTTggaatcaataaattattagaagaaTGATCTTTGCTCTTGATGAGATTTGTTACACCGAATGTTATATGCAAATCAGtcttgtataatataagttgCAGTATTGGAATTAaagattagataattaatttttaatatacactatagtgtaaaatataataaatatataaaaaaataacccaAAAGATTTTTAATCTAGTTTGGTTCGATAATCAGAAATTTATATCTTCGATACATTATTAATTGTTGGTAATACGataaaatatatcttaataTCTTATAAAGAATGTAACATTGAACAATGATATTCTTAAGGTAATAATTAACTCTAGGGAATGGTAAGTCTTTTCTTGTGTGCACGTAAATGAAATGCTATCTCTACACTTTTCCCTCTTTATGTTGGCCCTTCGtatttaaaggataaaaagaaGGTATTACATATCAGAATTTGATACGAAATAGTTATATTGACAATATAACCTCTTTTAGTAGAAAAAATATAGtgacgatttttttttttgacttacCATTCCCTAGAGTTATATACGAAATagttacttttaatattatcaaaatatatattttttttgtactaTATAATACCAGAGTTGGTGTTTTagagtcaatttttttaacgATATTACTCCATATTAAGTCATATTTATACAACTCTCAGTATtaatctttatttgtaaatgtATATGTTTACATGTATGccaaaataaatgttttttccATGGTAGAACCATGACGAAAGGATCAATGTGTGTCAATTGATCATAAGGCACTTATGTTACATATGGTGGCATTTAAAAAACATTCACAACCCTAATATTATCCTGATTTAGGCATAAATAATATGGTTGTAATTATAATAGTGTTGAATAATTTTACTGAAAAATagtaacaaattttatgtgtcaaagttgtttgttgacaacCTAATGTAACATATGAGTGCACGTTGAATAGACATATTTATTAGATTGGTCTATCAAAAAGACTTCATATAGATGATTACTCTAATATCTATGAAATACATTCTTTTGCAAACAGTGGtacatatgatattttaatttgagattaCCAAATCGTTCGACAATGATCAATATGATTTAACACTAATTCAATGTAATTTTTGTgaaaagattatcataatgGTGGTGATTGACAAAATAACTAATGGCATAATGTGGAAAGTTCAACTAAGATaaacatgataacatatatgatttcatcattcaataaattttaaattaatattagggGTTAACAAAGCTGATGaagtattagaattttcaaagagaaagtttaagtttgaacttTTGTCACATTTGTGAAACCTTGATTCGacttaccaaaattttttttttaattaatatactttCAAGGTAATCTGCATAAGTAATACAATATGAATTTCGTTCAAACAGTAGTCATGAAATAATAGTCTCgcataacataaaaaatcataaaattaaatcttaatggTTTAACCTACAAAATTACTTTAGAGCAATAATATGTGTACTaacttttgagtacataaatatgtatatacataatatattatcatataattatgtataactttatttttaattcaaaatcacctaatcactTGATgtcacatattaaatatgtaattatttatgtaattaaaatgggtacacatagttttaataattaacttataagAAAGACAACAtaatcaaaaattaatattatgagtGTGACTACCTTcgaggaaataaaaaataaaatcaattaaaaataataaatagaacaatatcatgttttttttttcaattaatactacaaaaaaaattagtgttagTGAGAGGAAAACAACAAACAagtaaatatatgtttattataaatattgatttcattTGGTTTAGAATTTCGTTTGATTTCATTAGGGTTTCATTTAGTTTTGCACATAAGGCTAAAAATTAATTACCTAATTGTTGTATTTAATGGGTCATGCTAATCTCAAGAAGATTGTGCGAGTGAGAGTGTGTGTCTTTGAACAAATTGAATTTTAGCTCACTTAGGTAAGTTTGAATCTTATGTTATAAGTTCACaatttttcatcaataaaaccatatacacatacttttaaatttacaaatcggtatacagataatatatcattacgtgattatataattttaaatcaagaataaaataatgttcAGTCACATAATGACACCTCCTATATATACCTAtatgtgtatttaaaaatatatacatataacattattcctTTCTCATAGCTAGATTTATCGTCGAATCATACaagatattgtttttaaattggTAATTATAATTTGAGTAATTGCTAATTGCTTGACTTTTGAGTCGTTCCCAGCATGAAATGAATGTAATTACATGTTGTTTATTCATTAGGGGTCACTGGGTTCACATTAGTTGCTTTTTTGGCACCATTTACCTTTTTCTAAAATTGTGTACTTTAGTTGATATATTATGGATGATGTGGACACTCTCAATTAATATGAACGTGAGTTGGTCCCTATGAATGTGACCAACCCATAAAAATTTACCATTTCTTTCACAAACAATGCATTTGGTCACTTTGAATGTGATGGGTCAAGCAACAATCTAGAAAACTAGGTCTGGCAAACCAAACCCAATTGGCATACCgtgattgaattaattttatttttccacattcattaattataaggattgattattgtttcaaGCTCATATAAACTACGGTCCAGGCAATTATTTCCATTAGGTCAATTAACTAGTTAATGTTTGTTTGACAATTATTTGTATTGTGTTTGGGTTTGTGTTGTGATAATATAAGCCTAACTACTAGATCATTTACCCATGGTTCATTTTCACCGGAAATATGCGGGGATTTTGAATGTGATGATGATTTTATGATAGAAAAGGAAGGAAATTCATCCTTTTTTACTGTAAGATGAGAGCAAATGACAGTACTATACAtgattaaatgtataaatattccTCAAAAAATCTTAGTACAAGTCCACCCAAGAAACATTTGTTTAGGTGTATGTAGgaaacaaaatttcaatagtGTGAATAAAGTAGACTCCAAGCAGGAACCTAAAGACttgaaaatatgatgaattacAAATGTGAGTAGATGGTTGGCATTTGGTTAATTGTATTCTCATCAAACTGATTAACTCTGTGAATAAAtgcttgaaatttattttttattagtcaAATTCTTTTAGCATCACTTTACACATATATGCAATAATCAAATTCAGAAgtgtttaaaattatccaataacTAAATCGTGTTGATATTTATACccaaaattaaaccaaaaaatatgttatttaagaAACAAGTTTGCATACCAATTTAAAACCGATTTTTTGTCACTagtttgtctttttttaaaaaactaattaactaAACCAAACCAGTTtcgaaaaaaatcaacaaaaataatcaaGTATCAaaccatttttgaaaattttgaatagaaaaataatacaatagGGTGACTTTCTAAATTTTGGTTCAAAACCGATTAACcacaaatttgatttgattaactGATATTTTTGATTCGGTTTtagtttatgattttcttttaatcaaaAATTCGATTTCGTTCAAAATAATGTCAAATTAGTCAATAAACTAGTTTTTTTAATTCGATCCGATTAACCATACTCTTAACCAGATCAAACCAcatattttagtttgatttgatttgatcaaatatGAAGTATAAAATGGTTGCGTTTACCTTGGTGTTTGACAAAGtctcactctctcttttttttttaattcgaaaATTTTTCCAAACCTGAGTTAACACACCTTTGCTTAGTCAATGTGACACATGTATCCACAATTATCGCTCATTGCAGACAGGTTTTCTTACTGAGCTCTTCTGTAGTTCCTACATTTCGTAAATAAATCTAGTGCTCAATAACACAGTTAACTGCCTTACTATTCATGTTAAGTTAATTAGCTTTTATGACCTGGCGTTTCAGTAGAGACGAATGACAATAAAATTGGCTCATCCATCTAGAGCTTTGAAATggaaatttaaatactcacttgGACTTCATTGTCATAACTTGACCCTGTGGGGGGGTCAAGTTCATGAATCAGGCTCTAAAGTCCTGAAGAACCTATACGCGTTTAAATTTACATTTTACTCTGAATGAATtatcttctttaatttaatatctgaGATTAGTTAACAGCAGCATCTCTCTCTTTGAAAAAGGCAGAACTACTTCTTTCTTATATGGCTGCAGCAAGAAGATCCCTGCACTTTTGGGTGATTCTTCATCTTTGCTTGATTTCCATGGCTATCGCTCAAGGTGAAAATCAGTTCATTTATCATGGCTTCAATGAAGCCAAACTGCGTCTTGGGGGCATAGCAAACGTCCTCCCCAGTGGTTTATTGCAGCTAACCAACATTTCTGAGATTCAAACTGGGCGTGCTTTCTATCAATTCCCAATCAAGTTCAACATATCTTCCTCTCAATCTCTTTCATTCTCCACCAATTTTGTATTTGCAATAGTTCCATCAGAGTTTG includes:
- the LOC123226253 gene encoding low-temperature-induced 65 kDa protein, which codes for MKDPPNSTYGALTPIDLKKHGENPRSPASPPVEHLMAGEASRRSPHSPAFRREHDPEEDHTHHQKKSVLAKVKERAKKLRHSLSGKKKHSEEGNTTPSWGVSLEDEDEEEDAEYLGAPMYESELAPEGYKEHARQHPREIPAISEKQVLASSVNRSVEQEKEKPATFTTPATFTTAATSPKQTSSPATPDKTTPPPNKTLTETVTEKLAPAYTTVSDATHAIASKIQGLTISSPAAPEAKELPALEAEKPASPAGQKWDKGVSVKEYIKSKFEPGEDERALSQVITEAMSPKRSPGEVGVVEKVREAVTSFLWKEEPSRSSPSHSASNSSASNIPVSTNAHEITEEEEENDGRILQAN